In Pseudomonas glycinae, the DNA window GATTACAGCCTGAAAATCTTCGACACCACGTTGCACACGCTGATGGAGGTTCGCGAAAAGCTCGATCCTCTGGAGCTGCAGCGGGCGGTGACGCTGATGTCCCAGGCCCAGCGTGTCGAGTTCTACGGTTTTGGTGCGTCGGGTGCGGTGGCGGCGGATGCGCAGCACAAGTTCTTCCGTCTGCTGCTGACCGCCGCGGCGTATTCCGACCCGCACATGCAGGCAATGTCGGCGGTAACGCTGAAGCCGACCGATGTGGCGATCTGCATTTCCCAGTCCGGCCGTTCCAAAGATTTGCTGATCACCGCCAACCTCGTTCGCGAGAGCGGTGCGTCGCTGATTACCTTGTGCCCGAGCCAGACGCCGCTGGCTGAGCTGTCGACCGTCAACCTGGCGATCGATGTTCACGAAGACACCGAAATCTATACGCCGCTGACCTCACGCATCGCCCACCTGGTGGTGATCGACGTGCTGGCGATGGGCGTGGCCATGGCGCGCGGGCCGAGCCTGGTCAACCACCTCAAGAGCGTCAAGCGCAGCCTGCGCAGCTTGCGGCTGTCGCCAAAATCGGTGAAAGCGCTGGACGACTGATTGTCTTGGGGTGACGGTAATCTTCATCTGCCTGTAACCCCGACGCAGCCAAATCGTCATCCCCCGGGCCTATCGTGAAACTCCCGTACTCGCCTTGGGAGACTCGAAATGGCTCAGCCCTACGAAGAACGTAACAGCGCCGCGAAAACCCGTCGTCAGCAGGAAGACCAGCGCCGCATGGAATTTCGCCGCGCCATCGAAGATCGCTTCGAACTTCGCCAGCTTCAGAGCGCGATCAGCGATTTTCCCGAGGACATTGAACTCAACTACTGGCAGGCCGCGCCGGCAGCTTCCCGTCGAAGCGC includes these proteins:
- the hexR gene encoding transcriptional regulator HexR codes for the protein MNLLQHIAQSRHLLRKSELKVADHVLLDPAAVMHSSMADLAHSVGISEPTIVRFCRAIGCSGFQDLKLKLAQSLAAGASFGQFAIHEDDSVADYSLKIFDTTLHTLMEVREKLDPLELQRAVTLMSQAQRVEFYGFGASGAVAADAQHKFFRLLLTAAAYSDPHMQAMSAVTLKPTDVAICISQSGRSKDLLITANLVRESGASLITLCPSQTPLAELSTVNLAIDVHEDTEIYTPLTSRIAHLVVIDVLAMGVAMARGPSLVNHLKSVKRSLRSLRLSPKSVKALDD
- a CDS encoding PA3496 family putative envelope integrity protein; this encodes MAQPYEERNSAAKTRRQQEDQRRMEFRRAIEDRFELRQLQSAISDFPEDIELNYWQAAPAASRRSAQPAR